In Cytobacillus oceanisediminis, the following proteins share a genomic window:
- a CDS encoding CbiX/SirB N-terminal domain-containing protein gives MTTWNLTQMQRHLLICNGATCMSAGAEEVTQQIRDEIRKNRLDEHIHTSRTRCNGRCKDKCVVIDYPKGTWYSVQQEETARDIVHEAVKEDAIIYSMEHGERKRNENRIKGIDKYKKGKGTMKKAVLFVGHGSRMEAGNNEVRQFVNQMRDCIDPALLVETCFLEFASPNIEDGIQLCAEKGADEIHVIPIILLHAGHSKLHIPAEIEHAKEHFPDIQFTYGQTIGVHDEVLEILKTRLAETGFDVNQTHEDTAILLIGRGGSDPYANADFYKISRLLWEKLNVSAVECAFMGVTTPTVKDGMERCIKLGAKRIIMLPYFLFTGILMERMNKMAEQFKESYPHISIDIAEYFGYHPKLRTVLLERMNQALDGTSTGMQDLENFRKYAEEHGYEHHHHH, from the coding sequence ATGACAACCTGGAACCTAACCCAAATGCAGCGTCACCTGCTCATCTGCAACGGCGCAACCTGTATGAGTGCAGGCGCAGAAGAAGTCACACAGCAAATACGCGATGAAATCCGGAAAAACCGTTTAGACGAGCATATTCATACATCACGGACCCGATGCAACGGCCGCTGCAAAGACAAATGCGTCGTCATTGATTACCCGAAAGGAACCTGGTATTCAGTCCAGCAAGAAGAAACAGCCCGCGATATTGTTCATGAAGCAGTGAAAGAAGATGCAATCATTTACTCCATGGAACACGGCGAACGCAAACGCAATGAAAACCGCATTAAAGGAATCGATAAATACAAGAAAGGAAAAGGAACAATGAAAAAAGCTGTCTTATTTGTCGGGCATGGCAGCAGGATGGAGGCAGGGAATAACGAAGTCCGCCAATTCGTCAATCAAATGAGAGACTGCATTGACCCAGCCCTTTTGGTAGAAACCTGCTTCTTAGAATTTGCATCCCCCAATATTGAAGACGGAATTCAGCTTTGTGCTGAAAAAGGAGCAGATGAAATCCATGTCATTCCCATCATCCTATTGCATGCCGGACACTCCAAGCTGCACATTCCGGCAGAAATTGAACATGCCAAAGAGCACTTCCCGGATATTCAGTTTACCTATGGCCAGACGATAGGGGTTCATGATGAGGTTCTTGAAATATTAAAAACAAGACTTGCCGAAACCGGCTTTGATGTAAATCAAACGCATGAAGATACGGCCATTTTATTAATCGGACGAGGTGGCAGCGATCCATATGCCAATGCTGATTTTTATAAGATCAGCAGATTGCTGTGGGAAAAGTTAAATGTATCAGCCGTTGAATGTGCCTTCATGGGGGTTACAACCCCAACCGTCAAGGATGGGATGGAGCGTTGCATTAAACTCGGCGCCAAAAGAATCATCATGCTGCCATATTTCTTATTTACCGGCATATTAATGGAAAGAATGAACAAAATGGCCGAACAGTTTAAAGAAAGCTATCCTCATATATCCATAGATATTGCTGAGTACTTCGGGTACCATCCAAAGTTGAGAACAGTGCTATTAGAGCGTATGAATCAAGCCCTTGACGGCACTTCTACAGGAATGCAGGATCTGGAAAATTTCCGTAAGTATGCAGAAGAACATGGCTATGAGCATCATCACCATCATTAA
- a CDS encoding ABC transporter substrate-binding protein yields the protein MKSSRIWAFLVLAAALLLAACSAEEANTAKVKSEQAEQTEKVVIENEGFVNEYEEAPKRAISLNQHVTEIMLALGLEDSMAGTAFLDNEIYEPLQEAYDKVPVLAEQYPSKEQVISAEADFLYGGWESAFNEKNIATREELKELGINSYLQSSSVKVAPTLEDIYSDIRNIANIFRVEKRGEELIEQMDKEINAITSQLPEIKEPLDVLVYDSGETDVFTATQNFMNTLVTMAGGHNIFGDVKGNWATVSKEDAVERQPDVIVVIDYGSTTAKQKIDFLKKDPALSQTPAVQNERFVILPLSAASEGVRVGEALEVLAKGFYPEAF from the coding sequence ATGAAAAGCAGCAGAATTTGGGCTTTCCTGGTCTTAGCGGCAGCATTATTATTGGCCGCATGCTCAGCAGAAGAGGCAAACACAGCAAAGGTGAAAAGTGAACAAGCGGAGCAAACGGAGAAAGTGGTTATTGAAAATGAAGGATTTGTGAATGAATACGAAGAAGCGCCCAAGCGTGCTATATCATTAAATCAGCATGTGACTGAAATCATGCTGGCACTTGGTTTAGAAGATTCAATGGCTGGTACTGCATTTTTGGATAACGAGATTTATGAGCCATTACAGGAGGCGTACGACAAAGTTCCAGTATTAGCAGAACAATATCCATCAAAAGAACAAGTCATATCAGCAGAAGCAGACTTTCTATATGGCGGCTGGGAAAGTGCCTTCAATGAGAAAAATATTGCAACACGTGAAGAACTAAAGGAATTAGGCATTAATAGCTACTTACAATCTTCATCTGTTAAAGTGGCACCCACACTGGAAGATATTTATAGTGACATCCGCAACATCGCAAACATTTTCCGGGTGGAAAAACGCGGTGAAGAACTAATTGAACAAATGGATAAAGAAATTAATGCGATCACTTCACAATTGCCGGAAATAAAAGAGCCGCTGGATGTCCTGGTTTACGACAGCGGCGAAACCGATGTATTCACCGCCACACAAAACTTCATGAACACACTTGTCACAATGGCAGGAGGCCACAACATCTTTGGTGATGTAAAAGGAAACTGGGCCACCGTCTCAAAAGAAGACGCAGTAGAACGCCAGCCAGATGTCATTGTAGTAATTGATTATGGCTCAACAACAGCGAAACAAAAAATAGACTTCCTTAAAAAAGACCCGGCCTTAAGCCAGACACCAGCCGTACAAAACGAACGCTTTGTCATCCTGCCGCTGTCGGCAGCATCTGAAGGAGTTCGTGTTGGGGAAGCGCTTGAGGTTTTGGCCAAAGGTTTTTATCCGGAGGCTTTTTAA
- a CDS encoding ABC transporter ATP-binding protein — translation MIQVKNMSFSVPDKQILNNINITVEQGKFVGIIGPNGSGKSTMLKIIYRHLKQTSGLVTLYEKDILDIPQKKLAQELAVVSQETPVLFDFTVKDLVMMGRTPYKKWLSADNEEDFAIVEESMMLANVLHLESRTFSQLSGGEKKRVMLARALAQQANILILDEPTNHLDIEHQYQLMDLVKDLPITIVAALHDLNLAAGYCDELLVMNDGAIYMEGTPEQVLTEETLKEVFHMQAGVSKNPFTKKLHLFFYTND, via the coding sequence ATGATCCAGGTCAAAAATATGTCCTTTTCAGTGCCGGACAAGCAAATCTTAAATAATATCAATATAACAGTGGAACAAGGGAAATTCGTTGGCATCATTGGACCGAATGGCAGCGGAAAATCTACGATGCTAAAAATCATTTATCGTCATTTAAAACAAACGAGCGGTTTAGTGACGTTATATGAAAAAGATATTCTCGATATCCCGCAGAAAAAGCTTGCTCAGGAGTTAGCTGTTGTCAGTCAGGAAACACCGGTACTCTTTGATTTTACGGTAAAAGATTTGGTCATGATGGGGCGGACGCCGTACAAAAAATGGCTTTCCGCTGATAACGAGGAGGACTTTGCCATTGTGGAAGAAAGCATGATGCTCGCAAATGTGCTTCACTTGGAAAGCCGCACGTTTAGCCAATTATCCGGCGGAGAGAAGAAGCGGGTGATGCTCGCACGCGCCCTGGCACAGCAGGCAAACATATTAATTCTGGATGAACCGACCAATCATCTGGATATTGAACATCAATATCAATTAATGGATTTGGTAAAGGATCTGCCGATCACGATTGTGGCGGCCCTCCATGATTTAAACCTGGCAGCCGGGTATTGTGATGAGTTGCTGGTCATGAACGATGGAGCTATATATATGGAGGGAACACCGGAGCAAGTCCTGACAGAAGAGACTTTGAAGGAAGTCTTCCATATGCAGGCGGGTGTTTCGAAAAACCCATTTACCAAAAAACTTCATTTATTTTTTTACACAAACGATTAA
- a CDS encoding FecCD family ABC transporter permease: MTRTRFTLLIAVLAAGLLASMTFAVMVGSVNITPRLIWEVFFSKLGIFIETDASNAQKVIIWDIRFPRIVLAAIVGAALAICGAAIQALVKNSIADPYILGVSSGASVGAASVILLGAFSVLGVYAISLAAFLGAIFAVMTVFFLARVNGRISVIRLLLAGIAVSMVLSAITNFMLMMSKQQGGIQAVMHWMLGSLAGAKWSNLGIPFFSLLLVFILLLMNYRQLNALLLGEETAATLGVNLDRFRIFIILFVSLLTGVVVAVSGSIGFVGLIIPHIVRMLVGSNYKMVLPISALIGAIFLVWADMAARMVLAPEEMPIGIITAICGSPFFIWMLRRKRYSFGDGE, from the coding sequence ATGACCAGGACGCGGTTTACATTACTGATAGCTGTACTGGCCGCGGGTCTGCTTGCTTCCATGACTTTTGCCGTGATGGTAGGATCTGTGAACATTACCCCGCGCCTTATTTGGGAAGTGTTCTTCTCCAAGCTGGGTATATTCATAGAAACAGATGCTTCTAATGCACAGAAGGTTATTATTTGGGATATACGATTCCCCCGTATTGTACTTGCGGCCATAGTAGGTGCTGCATTGGCCATTTGCGGCGCAGCCATTCAGGCATTAGTGAAGAATTCGATCGCAGATCCCTACATTCTGGGGGTATCTTCAGGTGCATCCGTTGGAGCTGCATCTGTCATTTTACTCGGTGCATTCAGCGTTCTGGGGGTCTATGCCATTTCTCTTGCCGCATTTTTAGGGGCCATTTTTGCGGTGATGACTGTGTTTTTTTTAGCGCGCGTCAATGGACGCATATCGGTCATTCGTCTGCTTTTGGCCGGAATTGCGGTTTCCATGGTGTTATCCGCTATTACTAATTTTATGCTGATGATGTCCAAGCAGCAGGGCGGAATTCAAGCGGTCATGCATTGGATGCTCGGCAGTCTGGCAGGCGCGAAATGGTCCAATCTGGGCATCCCATTTTTTTCACTGCTGCTGGTTTTTATTCTGCTGCTCATGAATTATCGGCAGCTTAATGCTTTATTGCTTGGAGAGGAAACGGCCGCGACACTTGGCGTTAATCTGGACCGGTTTCGAATCTTTATCATTCTCTTTGTATCCCTTCTGACCGGTGTCGTCGTCGCGGTCAGCGGAAGCATTGGCTTCGTCGGACTGATTATTCCTCACATCGTGCGGATGTTGGTGGGGTCTAATTACAAAATGGTTCTGCCGATAAGCGCCCTGATCGGTGCCATTTTCTTAGTTTGGGCGGATATGGCCGCACGTATGGTGCTGGCGCCTGAAGAAATGCCAATCGGGATTATTACCGCTATTTGCGGAAGCCCATTCTTTATCTGGATGCTTAGGCGAAAGCGTTATTCTTTTGGGGACGGTGAATAA
- a CDS encoding class I SAM-dependent methyltransferase: MIKESPLQYDFEKLWKEGMLDWHGRMPERMVDDELEEAFWMQSMKKKRYKQTDEYAKKIYGKMKPHIPEDSSCIEFGPGWGNYTFPLSQDVRSLTLVDGSKSVLAYLKQYFEEDAPIQFVHSKWEEAQLEPHDVVVGVNCFYRMYEMNEALKKMNKLAKKRAIIGLTTGPIQPHYVLLDEQFGYDIKYPRRDYIMIVNMLYRLGIYADCEMIKLEREHRYDTWQQLVDAGSKKILSSQFEQAHVEASLEGFISKEDGQYVYRYPFHAAIISWEPVQLK, encoded by the coding sequence ATGATAAAAGAATCCCCTTTGCAATACGATTTTGAGAAGCTCTGGAAGGAAGGCATGCTGGATTGGCATGGCAGGATGCCGGAGCGAATGGTTGATGATGAGCTGGAAGAAGCCTTTTGGATGCAGTCCATGAAGAAAAAAAGATACAAGCAAACAGATGAGTATGCCAAAAAGATCTACGGAAAAATGAAGCCGCATATCCCGGAAGACTCAAGCTGTATTGAATTCGGTCCGGGATGGGGCAACTATACATTTCCGCTCAGCCAGGATGTCAGAAGTTTAACGCTGGTGGATGGTTCAAAGAGTGTGCTCGCTTACTTAAAGCAATACTTTGAAGAGGATGCCCCCATCCAGTTTGTCCACAGCAAATGGGAAGAAGCACAATTGGAGCCGCACGATGTCGTGGTTGGGGTGAACTGCTTTTATCGGATGTATGAAATGAATGAAGCACTGAAGAAAATGAATAAGCTGGCAAAAAAGCGTGCCATAATCGGCTTAACGACTGGACCTATTCAGCCGCACTACGTCCTTTTGGATGAGCAGTTTGGCTATGACATTAAATATCCGCGCAGGGATTATATCATGATCGTCAACATGCTGTACAGGTTAGGCATTTATGCAGATTGTGAAATGATCAAGCTTGAGCGGGAGCATCGTTATGACACATGGCAGCAGTTAGTTGATGCCGGGAGCAAGAAAATCTTATCATCCCAGTTTGAACAAGCACATGTGGAAGCCTCACTGGAAGGATTTATTTCCAAAGAGGATGGCCAATATGTGTACCGTTATCCTTTCCATGCGGCAATCATCAGCTGGGAGCCTGTGCAGCTTAAATGA
- a CDS encoding cob(I)yrinic acid a,c-diamide adenosyltransferase produces MAQKGMLLVYTGDGKGKTTASLGVALRAIGRGMEVKYFQFIKSPERTYGEQLALRKLGVETVQLGIGFTWTKTAEEHREALATAWQTIKEELKDETTDVLVLDELNNALAITRFPIDDVLPLSEVLEAIQNRPKTMHLVITGRSAHPAILDLADLVSTIDATKHYYAEQDVKAMKGLEF; encoded by the coding sequence ATGGCACAAAAAGGGATGCTGTTAGTTTATACAGGTGATGGCAAAGGAAAAACAACCGCTTCGCTTGGTGTCGCATTAAGGGCAATTGGCCGCGGCATGGAGGTGAAATACTTTCAATTTATTAAATCACCGGAACGTACATATGGTGAACAGCTGGCCCTCAGGAAACTTGGTGTTGAAACCGTGCAATTAGGAATCGGGTTTACATGGACGAAAACAGCGGAGGAGCACCGCGAAGCACTTGCGACCGCCTGGCAGACGATAAAAGAAGAATTAAAAGATGAAACAACAGATGTGCTGGTGCTGGACGAACTGAATAATGCCTTGGCCATCACACGGTTTCCCATTGACGATGTGCTGCCATTATCTGAGGTGCTAGAGGCTATTCAAAACCGTCCAAAAACGATGCATCTGGTTATCACAGGGCGTTCTGCACATCCAGCCATTCTCGATTTAGCCGATTTAGTGTCAACCATCGATGCCACCAAACATTATTATGCCGAACAGGATGTTAAAGCCATGAAAGGGCTGGAATTTTAA
- a CDS encoding nitroreductase family protein, with translation MLEALKKRRAIRNFESREVERDKIETLLAAATYAPNDRMREPWHFYVIQGESLKRYEQLAFDYLQKRFPAKPHLVESSMKAITNTPLIIVVTSAIVEGDEGATKDNVFAVSSAIMSMWLMAEQLGLGMVWRTRGVGLVHETALHDFIGASDQEQLVGTLCIGYPAEEITSEKKRTPFAEKTTWL, from the coding sequence ATGTTAGAAGCCTTAAAAAAACGCCGTGCGATTCGAAACTTTGAATCGCGCGAAGTAGAACGAGACAAAATCGAGACATTATTAGCAGCAGCCACATATGCACCAAATGACCGCATGCGTGAGCCATGGCATTTCTATGTAATACAGGGAGAAAGCTTAAAACGCTACGAGCAGCTGGCATTTGATTACTTGCAAAAACGCTTTCCGGCGAAGCCGCATTTAGTGGAAAGTTCCATGAAAGCCATCACGAACACACCCCTGATCATTGTCGTGACATCCGCCATTGTTGAAGGAGATGAAGGGGCGACAAAAGATAATGTCTTTGCTGTAAGCAGTGCCATCATGTCGATGTGGCTGATGGCCGAACAGCTGGGGTTAGGCATGGTATGGCGTACAAGAGGCGTTGGCTTGGTGCACGAAACTGCACTGCATGATTTTATCGGTGCATCTGACCAGGAGCAATTAGTGGGGACGCTATGCATCGGCTATCCGGCAGAAGAAATTACTTCGGAGAAAAAGCGCACACCATTTGCTGAAAAGACAACTTGGCTTTAA
- the cobA gene encoding uroporphyrinogen-III C-methyltransferase, producing MSGFVYIVGAGPGDPKLLTIRGLECIQQADVILYDRLVNEEMLTHAKADAELIYCGKEPGRHGLIQDEIHRVLVEQANLGMQVLRLKGGDPFVFGRGAEEAAILREAGIPFEIVPGITAGIAAPAYAGIPVTHRDHAASFAIVTGHGRAEKEQDFLKWSALAQIDTVAFYMSIGNIAHITKSLIANGKSGKTPAAVIEWGTTANQRTITGTLETIAEDIQIHGISNPSMILVGDVVGIRDQIAWFIEKEHELC from the coding sequence GTGAGCGGATTTGTATATATTGTAGGAGCGGGACCTGGTGACCCTAAACTATTGACGATTCGCGGTTTGGAATGCATTCAGCAGGCTGATGTGATTTTATATGACCGTCTTGTGAATGAGGAAATGTTAACACATGCAAAAGCGGATGCAGAGCTGATTTATTGCGGGAAAGAGCCGGGCAGGCATGGATTGATTCAGGATGAAATCCATCGGGTGCTGGTGGAGCAGGCAAACCTGGGCATGCAGGTACTGCGCTTAAAGGGCGGTGACCCTTTTGTATTTGGACGAGGTGCAGAAGAAGCGGCAATTTTGCGGGAAGCGGGTATTCCCTTTGAAATTGTTCCTGGTATAACCGCCGGGATTGCTGCTCCTGCTTATGCAGGGATTCCTGTGACACACCGTGATCATGCGGCAAGCTTTGCGATTGTAACAGGCCATGGCCGCGCCGAAAAAGAGCAGGACTTTTTAAAGTGGTCTGCGCTTGCTCAAATTGACACGGTGGCCTTTTATATGAGCATTGGCAATATTGCTCACATTACGAAAAGCTTAATAGCCAATGGCAAAAGCGGAAAAACCCCTGCCGCTGTGATTGAATGGGGCACAACTGCCAATCAGCGGACGATTACAGGGACACTCGAAACGATTGCAGAGGATATCCAGATTCATGGCATCTCGAATCCATCGATGATTTTGGTTGGAGATGTTGTTGGAATACGGGATCAAATTGCCTGGTTTATAGAAAAGGAGCATGAATTATGTTAG
- a CDS encoding precorrin-2 dehydrogenase/sirohydrochlorin ferrochelatase family protein, whose protein sequence is MNYFPLLMNLDYKKVVIVGGGHVARQKAEALLPTKAQVIVISPTVTEKLQQYIQEGHLTWKEKSFEPADLDDAALIFAVTNDEEVNNAVEEAVQHWQLLSRADAKGRVDFINPAVVRRGEFVLTVSTSGASPGLTRKVKSDLADQYGEQYAMYVSFLKKARQRILKKYTGDEKKQLLAEILDPKVLEWMEQGDVQKCEAWLQQRIGEEQ, encoded by the coding sequence ATGAATTATTTCCCGTTATTAATGAATCTTGATTATAAAAAGGTGGTCATTGTCGGGGGCGGACATGTGGCACGCCAGAAGGCAGAAGCCCTGCTGCCAACCAAAGCCCAAGTAATTGTGATCAGCCCAACGGTGACAGAAAAATTGCAGCAGTATATCCAAGAAGGGCATCTGACATGGAAAGAAAAATCCTTCGAACCGGCTGATTTAGATGATGCGGCACTGATATTCGCTGTCACAAACGACGAAGAAGTAAACAATGCAGTGGAGGAAGCTGTACAGCATTGGCAGCTGCTCAGCCGTGCAGATGCAAAGGGACGTGTTGATTTCATTAATCCCGCAGTTGTCCGCCGCGGTGAATTCGTTTTGACCGTATCTACATCTGGCGCCAGCCCAGGACTGACCCGTAAAGTGAAGTCAGACTTAGCGGATCAATACGGAGAGCAATACGCTATGTATGTGTCTTTCTTAAAGAAAGCCCGTCAGCGAATCTTAAAGAAGTATACGGGGGATGAGAAAAAGCAGCTATTGGCAGAGATTCTGGATCCTAAAGTTTTGGAGTGGATGGAGCAAGGCGATGTACAGAAGTGTGAAGCCTGGCTGCAGCAGCGGATAGGAGAAGAACAGTGA
- a CDS encoding cobyrinate a,c-diamide synthase: MNRFVLAGTGSGVGKTTFTIGIMRALMKRGLTVQGFKCGPDYIDPTYHTAVTKRPSRNIDSFMMSHDTVRAIVARASRDTDVSVIEGVMGFYDGKSPLSNEGSAAHISGITKSPVILIVNAASMARSAAAIVKGFQMLDESSQIVGVIANQLGSKNHFDIVKSAIEQECGIPVIGYLPKGAVAKMPSRHLGLVPAIERGDLDSYFESLAEAIEETVDIDQLLELTKAQVLEVSSSIFDEQPERQEVHIAVARDAAFNFYYEENLELLRAHGATLHFFSPLDNEQVPERAQGLYIGGGFPEEFAEALANNEAAKLSIKTALERGLPTLAECGGFMYLTEEIVDRKGQAFPMIGMIPGRVRMQDKLGALGYREITGVPGNFLINEGEQAKGHEFHYSAYEGDHSTPAYFSKGRLRSQKEGYLTDNLVAGYTHFHFASNPQLVKNWLEACLEAEYELFPVINES; encoded by the coding sequence ATGAATCGATTTGTTCTGGCCGGAACTGGAAGCGGTGTCGGAAAAACAACCTTCACAATCGGCATTATGCGTGCGCTGATGAAGCGCGGATTAACCGTACAGGGCTTTAAATGCGGCCCTGATTACATTGACCCAACATATCATACAGCTGTCACCAAACGCCCTTCCCGAAATATTGATAGTTTCATGATGTCCCATGATACCGTGCGTGCCATTGTCGCAAGAGCGAGCCGCGATACAGACGTATCAGTTATTGAGGGCGTGATGGGCTTTTATGACGGCAAATCACCATTATCCAATGAAGGATCTGCTGCCCATATCAGCGGGATTACAAAAAGTCCCGTCATTTTAATTGTCAATGCGGCAAGTATGGCAAGAAGTGCGGCGGCGATTGTCAAAGGTTTTCAAATGCTGGATGAAAGCTCACAAATTGTTGGTGTCATTGCCAATCAATTAGGAAGCAAAAACCATTTTGACATTGTGAAATCTGCGATTGAACAAGAATGCGGAATTCCTGTCATTGGCTATCTCCCCAAAGGAGCTGTGGCCAAGATGCCAAGCCGTCATTTAGGGCTGGTGCCGGCCATTGAACGCGGTGATTTAGATTCATATTTTGAAAGTCTGGCAGAAGCGATTGAAGAAACAGTCGATATTGATCAGCTTCTGGAACTAACAAAAGCCCAGGTCCTGGAGGTTTCCTCTTCGATTTTCGATGAACAGCCAGAAAGACAGGAAGTACATATTGCGGTTGCCAGAGATGCGGCCTTTAACTTTTACTATGAAGAAAACTTAGAATTGCTGCGTGCCCATGGTGCCACATTGCATTTCTTCTCTCCACTCGATAACGAGCAAGTTCCTGAAAGAGCGCAGGGGCTTTATATCGGCGGCGGCTTCCCGGAAGAGTTTGCTGAAGCTTTGGCAAATAATGAGGCAGCCAAGCTATCTATAAAGACAGCGCTGGAACGGGGGCTTCCGACATTGGCAGAATGCGGCGGTTTTATGTATTTAACAGAAGAAATCGTGGATCGAAAAGGACAGGCATTCCCGATGATCGGTATGATTCCGGGCCGGGTTAGGATGCAGGATAAATTGGGTGCACTAGGATATCGGGAAATTACAGGTGTTCCGGGCAACTTCCTTATAAATGAAGGAGAGCAGGCAAAAGGGCATGAATTCCATTACTCGGCATATGAAGGGGATCATTCTACACCAGCCTATTTCAGCAAGGGCCGTTTGCGCTCTCAGAAGGAAGGCTATTTAACTGATAATCTTGTAGCCGGCTACACACATTTTCATTTTGCATCAAATCCACAGCTTGTGAAAAATTGGCTGGAAGCTTGTTTGGAGGCAGAATATGAATTATTTCCCGTTATTAATGAATCTTGA
- a CDS encoding cobalt-precorrin 5A hydrolase — MISLREGEIPVIERRKPYALVAITKHGVAHARSYAEKFPYADLYYMKKFEQGDEEARQIQLFDGTVRLLLPALFQQYKGIICIISLGAVVRMIAPLLIDKKKDPAVLVVDDKGQYVISVLSGHIGGANALTHEFAHAIGAAPIVTTASDVQKTIPVDLFGAQFGWMWDSDEKLTPVSASVVNEEHVAIVQETGEKNWWTYDRELPDNLKIYQSIEEAIKAKPQAALLITDRIMEPHEEALLDNGVLYRPKSVVLGIGCNRGTSMAEIEQVIDETLAEMKLSKKSVKAIASINLKKNETGLLELTSKYNWPFVTYTPKELNEIPMQNPSDTVFKYTGAYGVSEPAAKRYANAKELLLEKKKSGNVTISIARVHFEEGR; from the coding sequence ATGATTAGTTTGCGCGAAGGTGAAATACCGGTAATTGAAAGGCGCAAACCTTATGCCCTTGTTGCCATTACAAAGCATGGGGTGGCACATGCAAGAAGCTATGCTGAAAAATTCCCGTATGCAGACCTGTATTATATGAAAAAATTCGAGCAGGGCGATGAAGAAGCGCGGCAAATTCAATTATTCGATGGCACCGTCCGCCTATTATTGCCCGCATTATTCCAGCAGTATAAAGGCATTATCTGCATCATTTCCCTCGGTGCTGTCGTCCGCATGATTGCCCCGCTTTTGATCGATAAAAAGAAGGACCCTGCCGTGCTGGTGGTTGATGATAAAGGCCAGTATGTCATCAGCGTGTTATCCGGCCATATTGGCGGTGCCAATGCATTAACACATGAATTTGCCCATGCGATTGGGGCGGCACCCATTGTGACCACCGCGTCAGATGTTCAAAAAACCATTCCCGTCGACTTATTTGGCGCCCAATTTGGGTGGATGTGGGATAGTGATGAAAAATTAACCCCTGTCAGTGCATCGGTTGTCAATGAAGAGCATGTGGCAATTGTGCAGGAAACCGGGGAAAAGAACTGGTGGACGTACGATCGGGAATTGCCGGACAATCTAAAAATTTATCAATCTATAGAGGAAGCCATTAAGGCAAAGCCGCAAGCGGCACTGCTTATTACAGATCGCATCATGGAACCGCATGAAGAGGCTCTGCTCGACAACGGAGTCTTGTATCGGCCGAAATCCGTTGTACTCGGCATTGGCTGTAATCGCGGCACGTCAATGGCAGAGATTGAACAAGTCATCGATGAAACATTGGCTGAAATGAAGTTGAGCAAAAAAAGTGTCAAAGCCATTGCATCTATTAATCTGAAAAAAAACGAGACAGGCCTGCTTGAATTAACATCTAAATATAACTGGCCGTTTGTTACATACACACCAAAAGAGCTGAATGAAATTCCGATGCAGAATCCGTCGGACACCGTTTTTAAATATACAGGCGCGTATGGGGTCAGTGAGCCGGCGGCCAAGAGGTATGCAAATGCGAAGGAATTGCTGCTTGAGAAAAAGAAAAGCGGCAATGTGACCATCAGCATTGCACGCGTCCACTTTGAGGAGGGAAGATGA